Genomic DNA from Streptomyces sp. NBC_01571:
CGGACCACGTCGAGATGACGGCTCTCCGGGATCAGACTCCGGAACCGGTCGGCCGTCAGCTCGTGGGCGAGCCAGCGCCAGGCGTCCTCCGTACGGACCCAGACGCCGACGTTGGCGTCGCCGCCCTTGTCCCCGCTGCGGGCGCCGGCCACCAGACCGAGGGGGGCGCGGCGCGTCGGCCCGGCGGGCGGCGGCTCGGGCAGGGCGGGCTGCGGCGCCGGTTCCAGAACCAGGGTGTCGCGGGCCGGGGCCACCGCGATCCGGCGCCCGTCCGGGAGGACCGCCACCTGCTCCACGGCGTCCTGGGGGACGCGGGAGTCCTCGAACACCCCGTACGGCGAGCCCTTTCCCGGGGGCGCCGACACATGGAAGCCCGGATAGCTCGCCAGGGCCAGTTCGACGGCCGCCCCGCCGAGCGTGCGGCCGACCGCGTCCTGGTCCGGGTCCCGTACGACGAGACGGAGCAGGGCGCTCGCGGTCTCCTCGGTGGGCGCGTCCGGCCGGTCGGTACGGGCCAGCTCCCAGCGGACCTCGGCCGGACGCGACTTGGCGGCGTCGAGCGCGGTCTCCATCTGGTCCCGTACGAGCGCGGCCTTCGCCTCGATGTCGAGCCCGGTCAGGACGAAGACGACCTCGTTGCGGTAGCCGCCGAGACGGTTGAGGCCGACCTTGAGGGTGGGCGGCGGTGCCTCGCCCCGGACCCCCGCGATCCGGACCCGGTCGGGACCCTCCTGGGTGAGCGACACCGAGTCGAGGCGGGCGGTGACGTCCGGGCCCGCGTACCGGGCGCCGGACGTCTCGTACAGGAGCTGCGCGGTGACCGTGCCGATGTCCACGACGCCGCCCGTGCCGTCGTGTTTGGTGATGACGCTCGTGCCGTCCTCGTGGAGTTCGGCGAGCGGAAAGCCGGGACGGCGCAGCCGCGGCGTGGGATGGTCGCCGAAGAAGGCGTAGTTGCCGCCGGTCGCCTGCGTGCCGCACTCCAGGACGTGCCCGGCGACGACGGCGCCCGCGAGCCGGTCGTACGCGTCCGGGGCCCAGCCGAAGTGGGCGACGGCCGGCCCGGTGACCAGTGCGGCGTCCGTGACCCGGCCGGTCACCACGACGTCCGCGCCCTCGCGCAGACAGGCGGCGATCCCGGCGCCGCCGAGGTAGGCGTGCGCGGCGAGGCTGCCGGGGTGGCCGCGGGTGAGGTCGTCCCCCTCGACGTGGGCGACGCGTACCGGGATGCCCAGCCGCTCGGCCAACTCCCGGACGGCGCCGGCGAGTCCGGCGGGGTTGAGGCCGCCCGCGTTCGCCACGACCCGGACGCCCCGCTCGTGCGCGAGGCCGAGGCACTCCTCCAGCTGCCGCAGGAAGGTGCGCGCGTAGCCGCCCGCCGGGTTCTTCAGACGGTCGCGGCCGAGGATGAGCATGGTCAGTTCGGCGAGGTAGTCGCCGGTGAGGACGTCCAGGGGCCCGCCGGTGAGCATCTCGCGCATCGCGTCGAAGCGGTCGCCGTAGAAGCCGGACGCGTTGCCTATGCGCAGGGGACGCGGGGAGGGGAGGGCGCGGCTCACTCGGCCGGCCCCTCGGGCCGCGCCTTCCCGGGTTGCCGTCCGTCCCCCGGCGGCCCCGCGAAGGCCTGGGCGATGTCCAGCCAGCGGTCGGCGTCGGGGCCCTGTGCCCGTACGGCGAGGTCGGCGCGGTGGGCGCGCTGGGTGACCAGGAGACAGAAGTCGAGGGCCGGGCCGGTGACCCGCTGGGACGCGTCCTCGGGTCCGTACGTCCACAGCTCCCCGGCGGCACTCACGAGTTCGACGCGGAACTCCCCGTCCGGCGGCGTGAGACCGCGTACCCCGAAGGCGAAGTCCCGTGCCCGGACGCCGATCCGCACCACGTGCCGGAGCCGGTCCGTGGGGGTACGTGTCACCCCCAGCGCGTCCGCCACGTCCTGGCCGTGGGCCCAGGTCTCCATCAGCCGGCCGGTGGCCACGGAGGCGACCGACATGGGCGGGCCGTACCAGGGGAAGCGGGTTCCGGCGGGGGCCGCGCGGAGGGACTCCTCCAGCGCCCCGCGCCCCGCGCGCCAGTCGGCGAGCAGCTCGGCGGCCGGGCGGGCCGCGCCCTCCTCGGCACCCTCGTCCACGAATCCGCCGGGTGAGGCGATCGCCTTCTCGACCTCCTTCGCGAAGGCCTCGGCGTCGGTCACGGCGAGCAGCGCGGAGCGGTCCGTCCAGGCCAGGTGAGCGATCTGATGGGCGACGGTCCAGCCCGGGGCCGGGGTGGCGAGCCGCCAGCCCTCCTCGGTCAACTCGCCGACCAGCAGGTCGAGTTCCTCGCTCTCCCGATGCAGATCGTCGATCACGGACGACAGGTCGGACACGATGGCGCTCCCTCGGGGCACGACGGTGTGCGGGGTGGTGCGGGGTCCTGCGCGGTGCGTTCTGGAGCATGGCAGCGGGCGGAGAAACAATCAAGCGTGCTTGCATTGATTCGAGGACGGGAAGTCCGGGTGAGCGTCGGGATTCGCCCCCGGTCTCCCGCCAGGGGCGCTGCACCCCCCTGGCCCCCGCCCTCGCCCGAAGGGCTCGACCTCGAACGCCGGACGGGCGGGAGATGCGCGCCCGCGCTGGACGGTTCCGGACGGGGTCACGTATTCCAGCCGTCCGGCGTTCGAGGACAAGGCCGTTCAGGCCGAAGCGGGGGTCTGGGGGCGGCAGCCCCCGGGGACGGGACGCGACGGACGGCGAGCGGCCGACGGCCGCTCGCCCCGCTCCCGTCCTGGTGCCCCGCGGACGCGGCTACGTCGTGGCCCGTCCCCGCCCCACCTGGGTCCGTACCGCGCCCATGCTCGCCGCGATGACGAGGGCGATCGCGAGGGCCTCGGTGGCGGAGAGCGCCTGATGCAGGACGAGGAAGCCTGCGGTCGCGGCGACGGCCGGTTCCAGGCTCATCAGGATGGCGAAGGTGGAGGCGGGAAGGCGGCGCAGGGCGAGGAGTTCGAGGGTGTAGGGGAGGACGGAGGACAGGACGGCGACCGCGGCCCCGAGCGCCGCGGTCGTGGGGTCGAGCAGCCGGGTCCCGGACTCGGCGATCCCCAGCGGCAGGAACGCCACCGCCGCGACCACCATGGCGAGCGCGAGCCCGTCGGCCTGCGGGAAGCGCCGGCCCGTACGGGCGCTGAAGACGATGTACGCCGCCCACATCGCGCCGGCGGACAGCGCGAAGGCGACGCCCGCCGCGTCGAGGCTGCCGAAGCCTCCGCCGCCGAGCAGGAAGACCCCGCCGAGCGCGAGGCCCGCCCAGAGCAGGTTCAGGGCGCGGCGGGAGGCGACCACCGAGAGCACCAGTGGGCCGAGCACCTCCAGCGTGACGGCGGGGCCCAGCGGGATGCGGGCGACCGACTGGTAGAAGAGGCCGTTCATCGCGGCCATGGTCAGCCCGAAGAGGACGACCGTGGCCCAGTCGGCCCTGGAGTGTCCGCGCACCTTCGGCCGGCAGATCACCATCAGCACGATCGCGGCCACCAGCAGCCGAAGGGTCACCACTCCGAGCGCCCCGGTGCGCGGCATCAGGGTCACCGCCAGCGCGCCGCCGAACTGCACGGAGACACCTCCGGCGAGGACCAGTCCGACGGGCCCGAGGCCGCCGCGCCGGACCGGGGATCCGCCGCCCGTACCGGGCAGGGGGGCCATCACCGGGGCGACCGGGGTCGCGGACGCCGGGGAGGACGGGACGGCGCTGGGGGTGTTCACGGTGCCTTCCAGGGGCTCGACTCGGGATGCGTGCATCACGCTGCACTTTCCGGTCCAGAGTAATGGACTCGGTCAGGCGCGTGAACCCTTGACGACCCTGTCTCGTTCCTCACAGCGGCCGCCCCGGTCCCGGGGCCTCAGCGGCGGGCCATGTACAGGTCGAGGACGCGGTGGAGCACGCGGTTGAGGGGGAAGTCCCACTCGCCGAGGTACTCGACGGCCTCGCCGCCCGCGCCGACCTTGAAGCGGAGCAGGCCGAGGAGGTGGTTGGACTCCTCCAGGGTGTCGGTGATGCCGCGGAAGTCGTAGACGGCGGCGCCCAGTTCGTGGGCGTCGGTCATCATGCGCCACTGGATGGCGTTGTTGGGCTGGACCTCGCGTCTGCGGCTGGTGGAGGCGCCGTAGGAGTACCAGACGTGGGTGCCGACCGTCAGCATCGTGGCCGCGGCGAGGACCTCGCCGTCGTGGTGCGCGAGGTAGAGCCGCATACGGTCCGGGTCCTCGGCGGTCAGCGCGGTCCACATGCGCTGGAAGTAGGGCAGCGGGCGGGGGATGAAGCGGTCGCGCTCAGCGGTCTCCGCGTAGAGCTCGTAGAACGCGGGCAGGTCGTCGTAACCGCCGCGCACGACCTTGACACCGGCCTTCTCGGCCTTCTTGATGTTGCGCCGCCACTGCTGGTTGAGGCCGCGCTGGATCTCCTCCAGCGGCCTTCCGCCGAAGGGGAGCTGGAAGACGTAGCGCGGCTGCCCGGCCGCGAACCCGTCCTCGGCGCCCGCCTCGGCCTGCCGCCAGCCCCTGTTCCGCAGCTTCTCGGCCACACCGGCGGCGGCCGGTTCGTACGTCGTCGCCTCCGTGTCCCCGAGCCGGCGCGCCGCCGGATCGGCGATCGCCGCCTTGACGGCGTCGGCGCTCCACCGGCGTACGGCCACGGGCGGCCCCATCTTCACCGAGAACGCGCCCCTCCCCTTCAGATACGCGAGCATCGGGTCGAGCCAGCGCTCCACGAGATCGGCCGCGTACCAGTCGACGACCGGACCCTCCGGGAGGTAGGCGAGGTACCGCCGCATCCTCGGCAGCGGCCGCAGCAGCACCAGCCCGGCCCCGACGAGCCGCCCCTCCTCGTCGAACCACCCGAGGCTCTCCGCCCGCCAGTCCGGCTTCACCTCGCCCCAGGACGGCACCTGCATATGGCTGACCGAGGCCCGTGTCGAGACGAACGCCAGGTGCTCTTCACGGGTGATGACCTGCAGGCGGAGCCTCATGCGCGGCACTCCTCGGTGAGGGGGGTGGCTGAAATTTCAGCACACTCAGGACATTTCGCCATTCTCGTGCCCACGGCCGTGGCCCGCTCCCCGGCCGGAGCCATCGAGTGCCTCCGCCAGCACCTCCGCCAGGTGCTTTCCCCCGCGGCCCGTCAGCTGCTCCAGCTGGGTGCGGCAGGAGTAGCCGTCCGCGAGGAGCACCGCGTCGTCGCCGGCCGCCGCCACCGCCGGGAGGAGCTGTTCCTCCGCGCAGGACACCGACACGGCGTAATGGCCCTTCTCGAAGCCGAAATTGCCCGCGAGGCCGCAGCAGCCGCCCGCGAGGGAGCCGGTCAGACCCGCCGCCGCGCGCAGCCGGCGGTCGGCGGCGTCGCCGAGGACGGCGTGCTGGTGGCAGTGGGTCTGGCCGACGACGGGGCGGTCCAGCGAGGGGGGCGACCAGTCCGGGGCGAGCCGTTCCAGCGCCTCGGCGAACGTCAGCACCGCCGAGGCCAGCCGGGCCGCGCGCGGGTCGTCGTGGAGGAGCTCCGGGAGGTCCGTACGCAGCGCGGCGGCGCAGCTCGGTTCGAGGACGACGACGGAGGGGGGCCGCGGGTGGACGTCCGGATCCAGGAACGCACCCATCAGGTCGAGGGTGCGGCGCATCACCGCGCGGGCGAGGTCGAGCTGGCCCGTGGAGACGTACGTGAGACCGCAGCAGACGCGGCCCGCTCGGCCCACCGCCCAGGGGGCCGGTCCGCCCGACGCGCGGTCCGCACCCGGCGCCCCGGCCGTCCCCGCCGTCGCCTTCTTCCGGCTCTCTCCCTCGTCGCCGCCCGTCCCCTTCCTGCCGCCGTTCCCCTTCCCGTTCCTGCCGGTCCTTGCCGGACTCCCCAGCTTCCTCATCCCCACCGTCGGCGTCAGCATCACGTCCACGCCGGCCGCCTCCAGCACCCGTACGGCCGCCCGCCCCACCGACGGCGAGAGGTGCTCCGTGAAGGTGTCCGGCCACAGGAAGGCCGCCTCCGCCGGGGCGACGGCACCGTTCCCGTCGGCGCCGTACCCGTCGGTCCCGTGCACCCCCCCCTCGCGCATCATCCGCCGCACCCGCTCCTTGAACCGCCGCTGCCACCACCGGCTGAACGTCTCGGGCGCCAGACGCGGGATCTTCCGCTCGGGTGCGATCCCGGCCAGCCGCTTGACCACCGCGGCCGGCGGCCGCAGCGAGGACAGGGCGTTGAGCAGCCCGGCGGTCCTGGTCCGGGCGACCAGCCCGAGCCACCCGGGCAGCCGTCCCAGGGCGTAGTGCGCGGCGGGGCGGCGCCGGCCCGCGTAGTGGTGGTGCAGGAACTCCGCCTTGTACGTGGCCATGTCGACGCCGACCGGACAGTCGGAGCGACACCCCTTGCAGGACAGGCACAGGTCCAGCGCGTCACGGACCTCCGTCGACCGCCATCCGCCGGTGACCACCTCGCCCGCGAGCATCTCGTGCAGCAGCCGCGCCCGTCCCCGGGTGGAGTGCTCCTCCTCGCCCGTCACCCGGAACGACGGGCACATGACACTCGTGGCGTCGGGTGTCGTCGTACGGCACTTGGCGACCCCCACGCAGCGGCGCACCGCCGCGGAGAAGTCCCCGCCGTCCGCCGGATAGCCGAACGTCACGTCCACCGGCTCGCGCGGCAGCACCGCGAACCGCAGGTTCTCGTCCAGCCGGTGCGGCCGCACCAGCATGCCGGGGTTGAGCAGGCCGTCCGGGTCCCAGAGGTCCTTCGCCCGCTCGAAGAGGCCCACCAGTTCGGGACCGTACATGAGGGGCAGCAGCTCGGCCCGGGCCTGCCCGTCGCCGTGCTCGCCGGACAGTGAGCCCCCGTGCGAGACGACCAGTTCCGCCAGTTCCCGTGAGAAGCCGCGGAAGCGGCCGATCCCCTCGCCCGTCAGCAGGTCGAAGTCGATCCGGACGTGGATGCAGCCGTCCCCGAAGTGCCCGTACGGCGTTCCGCGCAGTCCGTGGGCCGCCAACAGGCCCCGGAAGTCGCGCAGATACGCCCCGAGCCGGGCCGGCGGCACCGCGCAGTCCTCCCAGCCGGGCCACGCCTCTCCCCCGTCGCCGGGCATCCGGGTCGCCGTGCCGCTCGCGTCCTCACGCACCCGCCACAGCGCACGCTGCCCGGCCGGGTCGGTGACCACGGCGGCGTCCAGGACGTCGGCGGCGCGCAGGATCGCGTCGGCACGCGCGCGGGCCTCCCCCGCGTCGGCGCCGCCGGTCTCGACGAACAGCCAGGCACCGCCCCGCGGCAGCCCCGCGCCGGGCGGTACGAGGTCCGCGGCCATCCCCTCCACCGTGAGCGGCCCGAGCGGCAGCAGCCCGGCGGCCGCCTCCGCCGCCGCGCCCTCGTCCGCGTACCCGAGCACGGCCAGCGCCGTCGCCCGCGGTGCCTCGACCAGTCCCACCACCGCTTCGGTCAGCATGCCCAGAGTGCCCTCGGAGCCGCAGAAGGAGCGGGCGACGTCCGCACCCCTCTCGGGGAGCAGGGCGTCCAGCGCGTAACCGGAAATGCGGCGGGGCAGGTCCGGGAAACCGGTGCGCAGACGGGCCAACTCGCCGTCCACCAAGGTGCGGAGGCCGGGCGGGGCGCCCCGCCAGTCCCGGCCGAGCGTGCGGGCCTCCCCCCGGCCGGTCAGCACCGACAGCTCACGCACGCTGTCCGCGGTCGTGCCCCACGCCACCGAGTGCGACCCGCACGCGTTGTTCCCGATCATGCCGCCGAGGGTGCAGCGGCTGTGGGTGGAGGGGTCGGGTCCGAAGCGCAGGCCGTGCGGGGCGGCGGCTTCCTGGAGGCGGTCCAGGACGACGCCGGGCTGTACGACGGCGGTGCCGGCCTCGGGGTCCAGCGCGACGATCCGGTTCATGTGCCGGGTGAAGTCGAGGACGACCCCGGTGCCGGTCGCCTGGCCGGCGATCGAGGTGCCGCCGCCGCGCGCGACGACCGGCACCGCGTGCGCGCGGCACACGGACAGCACGGCCGCCACGTCGTCGCTGTCGCGCGGGGCCACCACACCGAGCGGGACGCGCCGGTAGTTGGACGCGTCCATGCTGGTCAGCGCGCGTGCGGTGGCGTCGAAGGAGACCTCGCCGCGAACCTCCGCGGCGAGCCGTCCACGCAGTGCGGCCCGTAGTTCCCGAAACTCCGCCGGTCCCCGATCGCCAAGATCCGTCATGTCTCCAAGGATGGCCCCGCGCGGCGCCTCCGGGTGGTACCCGGGGTGTCCGAATCGCGGTCCGATGACGGGACCGGATCCAGAACCTTCCCAATGCGATCACGAACTCTCATATAGTGACCGCGAATTGAGTTTCAGGTGTCGCCTCTCGCCCAGGAAACGACCGAGGACACGGACCGAGGACAGGATTCATGACCGCGCCCAGCCCCTCCGGCGAACGACCCACCCTCCGCGCCACGGCACCCGCCCCCCTGCTCACCGCCGCTCTGGCGGCGCTCGCGGTGGTCGGCGCGGTGGCGACCGCTCCGAACTCCGCACGGGTACCCGTCGCCTGGGTCACCGGGACGGCCGCCGTGCTGCTCTGCGTGGCCGTCGCGGTCGCCACCCGCGCCGTACGGACCGCGCAGCTGGCGCGCCGCCGCCTCGACACCGTGAGCCAGGACGCCGGCCGCCTGCTGCAGGAACGGGCCCGCCAGGCCGAGGAGTTCAACCAGGAGCGGACCCGGCTCACGGCGGAGTCCGCCCGCGACCGGACCCGGGCGGCCGACGCCGAGGCCCGCGAACGTGCCCGCCTCACGGCCGAGTTCGAAGCCGAACGGCAGCGGCTCGGCGCCGAGATCGCCGAGGAGCGGCGGCGGTCCGCCGAACTCACCGCGGACGGAGCGCGCCTCGTCCAGCAGGTCCGGCAGGCCACGAGCGACCGCGCCGCCGCGATCTCGGCCACCGCCAACGCGGCCGGCCGGATGCAGGCCCTCTCCACGGCCATGCTCGCCGACCTGCGCGCCATGGAGGAGAAGCACTCCGACGAAGAGGTCCTCGCCGATCTCCTG
This window encodes:
- a CDS encoding FAD-binding and (Fe-S)-binding domain-containing protein, whose amino-acid sequence is MTDLGDRGPAEFRELRAALRGRLAAEVRGEVSFDATARALTSMDASNYRRVPLGVVAPRDSDDVAAVLSVCRAHAVPVVARGGGTSIAGQATGTGVVLDFTRHMNRIVALDPEAGTAVVQPGVVLDRLQEAAAPHGLRFGPDPSTHSRCTLGGMIGNNACGSHSVAWGTTADSVRELSVLTGRGEARTLGRDWRGAPPGLRTLVDGELARLRTGFPDLPRRISGYALDALLPERGADVARSFCGSEGTLGMLTEAVVGLVEAPRATALAVLGYADEGAAAEAAAGLLPLGPLTVEGMAADLVPPGAGLPRGGAWLFVETGGADAGEARARADAILRAADVLDAAVVTDPAGQRALWRVREDASGTATRMPGDGGEAWPGWEDCAVPPARLGAYLRDFRGLLAAHGLRGTPYGHFGDGCIHVRIDFDLLTGEGIGRFRGFSRELAELVVSHGGSLSGEHGDGQARAELLPLMYGPELVGLFERAKDLWDPDGLLNPGMLVRPHRLDENLRFAVLPREPVDVTFGYPADGGDFSAAVRRCVGVAKCRTTTPDATSVMCPSFRVTGEEEHSTRGRARLLHEMLAGEVVTGGWRSTEVRDALDLCLSCKGCRSDCPVGVDMATYKAEFLHHHYAGRRRPAAHYALGRLPGWLGLVARTRTAGLLNALSSLRPPAAVVKRLAGIAPERKIPRLAPETFSRWWQRRFKERVRRMMREGGVHGTDGYGADGNGAVAPAEAAFLWPDTFTEHLSPSVGRAAVRVLEAAGVDVMLTPTVGMRKLGSPARTGRNGKGNGGRKGTGGDEGESRKKATAGTAGAPGADRASGGPAPWAVGRAGRVCCGLTYVSTGQLDLARAVMRRTLDLMGAFLDPDVHPRPPSVVVLEPSCAAALRTDLPELLHDDPRAARLASAVLTFAEALERLAPDWSPPSLDRPVVGQTHCHQHAVLGDAADRRLRAAAGLTGSLAGGCCGLAGNFGFEKGHYAVSVSCAEEQLLPAVAAAGDDAVLLADGYSCRTQLEQLTGRGGKHLAEVLAEALDGSGRGAGHGRGHENGEMS
- a CDS encoding acyclic terpene utilization AtuA family protein produces the protein MREMLTGGPLDVLTGDYLAELTMLILGRDRLKNPAGGYARTFLRQLEECLGLAHERGVRVVANAGGLNPAGLAGAVRELAERLGIPVRVAHVEGDDLTRGHPGSLAAHAYLGGAGIAACLREGADVVVTGRVTDAALVTGPAVAHFGWAPDAYDRLAGAVVAGHVLECGTQATGGNYAFFGDHPTPRLRRPGFPLAELHEDGTSVITKHDGTGGVVDIGTVTAQLLYETSGARYAGPDVTARLDSVSLTQEGPDRVRIAGVRGEAPPPTLKVGLNRLGGYRNEVVFVLTGLDIEAKAALVRDQMETALDAAKSRPAEVRWELARTDRPDAPTEETASALLRLVVRDPDQDAVGRTLGGAAVELALASYPGFHVSAPPGKGSPYGVFEDSRVPQDAVEQVAVLPDGRRIAVAPARDTLVLEPAPQPALPEPPPAGPTRRAPLGLVAGARSGDKGGDANVGVWVRTEDAWRWLAHELTADRFRSLIPESRHLDVVRHVLPNLRALNFVVGGILGEGVAAQHRFDPQAKGLGEWLRSRHLDIPEALL
- a CDS encoding peptidoglycan bridge formation glycyltransferase FemA/FemB family protein, coding for MRLRLQVITREEHLAFVSTRASVSHMQVPSWGEVKPDWRAESLGWFDEEGRLVGAGLVLLRPLPRMRRYLAYLPEGPVVDWYAADLVERWLDPMLAYLKGRGAFSVKMGPPVAVRRWSADAVKAAIADPAARRLGDTEATTYEPAAAGVAEKLRNRGWRQAEAGAEDGFAAGQPRYVFQLPFGGRPLEEIQRGLNQQWRRNIKKAEKAGVKVVRGGYDDLPAFYELYAETAERDRFIPRPLPYFQRMWTALTAEDPDRMRLYLAHHDGEVLAAATMLTVGTHVWYSYGASTSRRREVQPNNAIQWRMMTDAHELGAAVYDFRGITDTLEESNHLLGLLRFKVGAGGEAVEYLGEWDFPLNRVLHRVLDLYMARR
- a CDS encoding DMT family transporter, whose protein sequence is MNTPSAVPSSPASATPVAPVMAPLPGTGGGSPVRRGGLGPVGLVLAGGVSVQFGGALAVTLMPRTGALGVVTLRLLVAAIVLMVICRPKVRGHSRADWATVVLFGLTMAAMNGLFYQSVARIPLGPAVTLEVLGPLVLSVVASRRALNLLWAGLALGGVFLLGGGGFGSLDAAGVAFALSAGAMWAAYIVFSARTGRRFPQADGLALAMVVAAVAFLPLGIAESGTRLLDPTTAALGAAVAVLSSVLPYTLELLALRRLPASTFAILMSLEPAVAATAGFLVLHQALSATEALAIALVIAASMGAVRTQVGRGRATT
- a CDS encoding TIGR03084 family metal-binding protein, yielding MSDLSSVIDDLHRESEELDLLVGELTEEGWRLATPAPGWTVAHQIAHLAWTDRSALLAVTDAEAFAKEVEKAIASPGGFVDEGAEEGAARPAAELLADWRAGRGALEESLRAAPAGTRFPWYGPPMSVASVATGRLMETWAHGQDVADALGVTRTPTDRLRHVVRIGVRARDFAFGVRGLTPPDGEFRVELVSAAGELWTYGPEDASQRVTGPALDFCLLVTQRAHRADLAVRAQGPDADRWLDIAQAFAGPPGDGRQPGKARPEGPAE